One Clavibacter zhangzhiyongii genomic region harbors:
- a CDS encoding NADP-dependent oxidoreductase, whose protein sequence is MKAVQFQEIGGPDVLHVVDVAAPEAGAGQVRIRVAASAYSAADAGMRGGFLPIPIELPHIPGYDVAGTVDAVGDGVTGVAVGDAVIAFLPMERDGAAAELVVAPAESVVAAPTSIPLADAAGLPSVALTAWQALVDDGRLERGQRVLIVGAGGVVGKYAVQLAKRLGVHVIATASPRSEAAVRAAGADQVVDRTTTDLLGALDGRVDVLLNLAPIEPELFASYVAAVRDGGAVVSTTAFMATPGDDARDVRAATVFVRPDRERLAELVALVDAGALTVEVTRRIALDELPALHAEAESGRIVGKVIVLP, encoded by the coding sequence ATGAAGGCAGTGCAGTTCCAGGAGATCGGCGGACCCGATGTCCTCCACGTCGTCGACGTCGCCGCGCCCGAGGCGGGTGCCGGGCAGGTGCGGATCCGCGTCGCCGCGTCGGCGTACAGCGCGGCGGACGCCGGGATGCGGGGCGGGTTCCTGCCCATCCCGATCGAGCTCCCGCACATCCCCGGCTACGACGTCGCGGGCACGGTCGACGCGGTCGGCGACGGGGTGACGGGCGTCGCGGTCGGCGACGCGGTGATCGCGTTCCTCCCGATGGAGCGCGACGGCGCCGCCGCCGAGCTCGTCGTCGCGCCGGCCGAGTCCGTGGTCGCGGCGCCGACGAGCATCCCGCTGGCCGACGCGGCCGGCCTGCCCTCGGTCGCGCTGACCGCGTGGCAGGCGCTCGTCGACGACGGCCGCCTCGAGCGGGGCCAGCGGGTGCTGATCGTCGGCGCCGGCGGCGTGGTCGGCAAGTACGCCGTCCAGCTCGCGAAGCGCCTCGGCGTGCACGTGATCGCGACCGCCAGCCCCCGCAGCGAGGCGGCCGTCCGCGCCGCCGGAGCGGACCAGGTCGTCGACCGCACGACCACCGACCTGCTCGGCGCGCTCGACGGCCGGGTCGACGTGCTGCTCAACCTCGCGCCGATCGAGCCGGAGCTGTTCGCCTCCTACGTCGCCGCGGTGCGCGACGGCGGCGCCGTGGTGAGCACGACGGCCTTCATGGCGACCCCCGGCGACGACGCGCGCGACGTGCGCGCGGCCACCGTGTTCGTCCGGCCGGACCGGGAGCGGCTCGCGGAGCTTGTGGCGCTCGTCGACGCCGGCGCGCTGACGGTGGAGGTCACGCGGCGCATCGCGCTCGACGAGCTGCCCGCGCTGCACGCGGAGGCCGAGTCGGGGCGCATCGTCGGGAAGGTGATCGTCCTCCCCTGA
- a CDS encoding MarR family winged helix-turn-helix transcriptional regulator — MTETPRSLTPTQLGAYLAFTEVGSLLRPAVEAQLRDAGGLSYVQFQLLARLGDAPDVHLRMTDLADGVVYSRSGLTYQAQLLAQRGLVTRSPSPDDERSTVVALTDEGREVLAAVFPGHIETVHGLLFAPLSDADAGHLARILGRVTEHLRAAPPRSAGRRRRKA; from the coding sequence ATGACGGAGACGCCCCGATCCCTGACCCCGACCCAGCTCGGCGCCTACCTCGCCTTCACCGAGGTCGGCAGCCTGCTGCGCCCGGCGGTCGAGGCCCAGCTCCGCGACGCGGGCGGCCTCAGCTACGTCCAGTTCCAGCTGCTCGCACGGCTCGGCGACGCGCCGGACGTCCACCTGCGCATGACCGACCTCGCCGACGGCGTCGTCTACAGCCGCAGCGGCCTCACCTATCAGGCGCAGCTCCTCGCGCAGCGCGGGCTCGTCACCCGGTCGCCGTCGCCGGACGACGAGCGCAGCACCGTGGTCGCCCTCACCGACGAGGGCCGCGAGGTGCTCGCCGCGGTGTTCCCCGGGCACATCGAGACCGTGCACGGGCTCCTCTTCGCGCCGCTGTCGGACGCCGATGCGGGGCACCTCGCGCGGATCCTCGGCCGGGTCACCGAGCACCTGCGCGCTGCGCCGCCGCGCTCCGCGGGCCGCCGCCGCCGGAAGGCCTGA
- a CDS encoding Gfo/Idh/MocA family protein — protein sequence MSDTQPAAPATETGAALGVAMIGHGFMGAAHSQAWRVAPAFFDLPLAPRMVSVVGRDRARTQESADRWGWDRAETDWRAAIERDDIDVVDICSPGSTHVEIAVAALEAGKHVLCEKPLANTVEEAEVMAAAAEKAAAKGIRAMVGFSYRRVPAITFARDLVAQGAIGELRQVRALYLQDWLTDAEGPMTWRLDKEAAGSGALGDIGAHIVDAVQFITGDTLDAVSGLLRTFVEERPLLAETRGLGGVASSERGKVTVDDAAYFTGKLAGGALASFEATRMATGRKNALRLEFSGSDGAISFDLERLNEIELYDATAPADKLGFRRILVTEPEHPYTAAWWPTGHGLGYEHAFTHQVRDLVHDIAAGREPQPSFADGLRVQRVLDAVERSSADGSAWVQVDPAAS from the coding sequence ATGTCCGACACGCAGCCCGCAGCCCCCGCCACGGAGACCGGAGCCGCCCTCGGCGTCGCGATGATCGGCCACGGCTTCATGGGCGCCGCCCACTCGCAGGCCTGGCGCGTGGCGCCCGCGTTCTTCGACCTGCCGCTCGCGCCGCGCATGGTGTCCGTCGTCGGGCGCGACCGTGCCCGCACGCAGGAGTCCGCGGACCGCTGGGGCTGGGACCGGGCGGAGACCGACTGGCGCGCCGCCATCGAGCGCGACGACATCGACGTCGTCGACATCTGCTCGCCCGGGAGCACGCACGTGGAGATCGCCGTCGCCGCGCTCGAGGCCGGCAAGCACGTGCTGTGCGAGAAGCCGCTCGCCAACACGGTCGAGGAGGCCGAGGTCATGGCGGCGGCCGCGGAGAAGGCCGCCGCGAAGGGGATCCGCGCGATGGTCGGCTTCAGCTACCGCCGCGTGCCCGCCATCACCTTCGCCCGCGACCTCGTCGCCCAGGGCGCGATCGGCGAGCTGCGCCAGGTGCGCGCGCTCTACCTCCAGGACTGGCTGACCGACGCCGAGGGCCCCATGACCTGGCGCCTCGACAAGGAGGCGGCGGGATCCGGCGCGCTCGGCGACATCGGCGCCCACATCGTCGACGCCGTGCAGTTCATCACGGGCGACACGCTCGACGCGGTGAGCGGCCTGCTCCGCACCTTCGTCGAGGAGCGTCCGCTGCTCGCCGAGACGCGCGGCCTCGGCGGCGTGGCGTCGAGCGAGCGCGGGAAGGTCACGGTCGACGACGCGGCGTACTTCACCGGCAAGCTCGCGGGCGGCGCGCTCGCCAGCTTCGAGGCGACCCGCATGGCCACCGGCCGCAAGAACGCGCTGCGCCTGGAGTTCAGCGGATCCGACGGCGCCATCTCCTTCGACCTCGAGCGCCTCAACGAGATCGAGCTGTACGACGCGACCGCGCCCGCCGACAAGCTGGGCTTCCGCCGGATCCTCGTCACCGAGCCCGAGCACCCCTACACGGCCGCGTGGTGGCCCACGGGCCACGGCCTCGGCTACGAGCACGCGTTCACCCACCAGGTGCGCGACCTCGTGCACGACATCGCCGCGGGCCGCGAGCCGCAGCCGTCGTTCGCCGACGGCCTCCGCGTGCAGCGCGTGCTCGACGCCGTGGAGCGCAGCTCGGCCGACGGCAGCGCCTGGGTGCAGGTGGATCCCGCCGCGAGCTGA
- a CDS encoding YcnI family protein has translation MPSRTARLPVPARADGPARRPVPRRTRVVAGAALGLGLALSAPLAASAHVELDASSTAPAALSVLTFAVGHGCEGSATTALAIRFPADVQAVKPTLAPGWSVAEQEAADGTTVTYTADTPLPDALRATVQVEALLPVDGAAGDVVAFPTLQTCVEGSTDWAETPAASAEPDHPAPTVTLTDATSATGTGTAPSADAASATPAAAPVDPVARLLGLGSLVVGVVAVMLLTLGMRRPQQGARR, from the coding sequence ATGCCCTCCCGCACCGCCCGCCTCCCCGTACCCGCCCGCGCCGACGGGCCCGCCCGTCGTCCCGTCCCGCGCCGCACCCGCGTCGTCGCCGGCGCCGCCCTCGGCCTCGGCCTCGCCCTGTCGGCGCCGCTCGCCGCATCCGCCCACGTCGAGCTCGACGCCTCCTCCACGGCGCCCGCCGCCCTCAGCGTCCTGACCTTCGCGGTCGGGCACGGCTGCGAGGGATCCGCCACCACGGCCCTCGCGATCCGCTTCCCCGCCGACGTGCAGGCCGTGAAGCCGACGCTCGCGCCCGGCTGGAGCGTCGCCGAGCAGGAGGCGGCCGACGGAACGACCGTCACCTACACGGCCGACACCCCGCTGCCCGACGCCCTCCGCGCGACCGTGCAGGTCGAGGCGCTGCTCCCCGTCGACGGCGCCGCCGGCGACGTCGTGGCGTTCCCGACGCTGCAGACCTGCGTGGAGGGATCCACCGACTGGGCCGAGACGCCCGCCGCGAGCGCCGAGCCGGACCACCCGGCGCCGACCGTCACGCTCACCGACGCGACGAGCGCGACCGGCACCGGCACCGCCCCCTCCGCCGACGCCGCGTCCGCGACCCCCGCCGCCGCGCCCGTCGACCCGGTCGCGCGCCTCCTCGGCCTCGGCAGCCTGGTCGTCGGCGTCGTCGCCGTGATGCTCCTCACCCTCGGCATGCGCCGCCCGCAGCAGGGCGCCCGCCGATGA
- a CDS encoding PepSY-associated TM helix domain-containing protein has translation MTAVEDRAARDRPAEPGPAATVTRPRRGWFLPLLLRLHFLAGILVGPFILVAALSGAAYALSPSIERVVYAHELRAPATDATVPLAAQVEAAEAVVGGSGTLVAVRPAPAPGDTTRVMFTGEGLRASESRAIFVDPADASIRGDLPVYGTSGALPLRSAISDVHRTLGLGDVGRIYSELAASWLGIVTLAGLGLWIARWRRSPRRRDLVRPDPRATGYRRVLSWHAATGVWLVAGALFLSATGITWSQSAGQNVTDLRAALSWQAPALPTALGAEAGTGGGAADPHAGHHASAAPATAAAVDPATFDDVLRVAQGVNVDTGLVEITPPATAGTAWTVSEIQRSFPTQVDQVAVDGSTLQVVGRTDFAEYPFPAKLARWGVDTHQGTMFGLPNQILLAVTALGVAAMVVFGYLMWWKRRPGVARAGSPAPAGALVRAPWWGIAAVVATGVVVGLFLPLVGIPLVGFVLLDALVTAARVHRAPAG, from the coding sequence ATGACCGCCGTGGAGGACCGCGCCGCCCGCGATCGGCCGGCCGAGCCCGGCCCCGCCGCGACCGTCACCCGCCCGCGGCGCGGCTGGTTCCTGCCGCTGCTGCTCCGCCTGCACTTCCTCGCGGGGATCCTGGTGGGCCCGTTCATCCTCGTGGCGGCGCTGAGCGGCGCGGCCTACGCCCTGTCGCCGTCGATCGAGCGCGTCGTCTACGCGCACGAGCTGCGCGCGCCCGCCACCGATGCGACCGTCCCGCTCGCCGCCCAGGTCGAGGCGGCGGAGGCCGTGGTGGGCGGATCCGGCACCCTCGTCGCCGTGCGCCCCGCGCCCGCGCCCGGCGACACCACGCGCGTGATGTTCACGGGCGAGGGCCTCCGCGCGAGCGAGAGCCGCGCGATCTTCGTGGATCCCGCCGACGCCTCCATCCGCGGCGACCTCCCGGTCTACGGCACGAGCGGCGCCCTCCCGCTGCGCTCGGCGATCAGCGACGTCCACCGCACCCTCGGCCTCGGCGACGTCGGCCGGATCTACAGCGAGCTCGCCGCCAGCTGGCTCGGCATCGTCACGCTCGCGGGCCTCGGCCTGTGGATCGCGCGCTGGCGCCGGTCGCCGCGCCGCCGTGACCTCGTGCGGCCGGATCCGCGCGCCACGGGCTACCGGCGGGTCCTCTCCTGGCACGCCGCGACGGGCGTGTGGCTGGTCGCGGGCGCGCTGTTCCTGTCGGCCACCGGCATCACGTGGTCGCAGTCCGCCGGCCAGAACGTGACCGACCTCCGCGCGGCGCTCAGCTGGCAGGCGCCGGCCCTGCCGACCGCGCTCGGCGCTGAGGCGGGCACGGGCGGGGGAGCGGCGGATCCGCACGCCGGCCACCACGCGTCCGCCGCGCCCGCAACGGCCGCCGCCGTGGATCCCGCGACCTTCGACGACGTCCTGCGCGTGGCGCAGGGCGTGAACGTCGACACCGGGCTCGTGGAGATCACGCCCCCTGCCACGGCCGGCACGGCGTGGACGGTGAGCGAGATCCAGCGCTCGTTCCCCACGCAGGTCGATCAGGTGGCCGTTGACGGCAGCACGCTCCAGGTCGTCGGCCGCACCGACTTCGCTGAGTACCCGTTCCCCGCGAAGCTCGCCCGCTGGGGCGTCGACACGCACCAGGGCACGATGTTCGGCCTGCCGAACCAGATCCTGCTCGCGGTGACGGCGCTCGGCGTCGCCGCGATGGTGGTCTTCGGCTACCTGATGTGGTGGAAGCGCCGGCCCGGCGTCGCCCGTGCCGGCAGCCCGGCGCCCGCGGGTGCGCTCGTACGGGCGCCGTGGTGGGGGATCGCGGCGGTCGTGGCCACCGGCGTCGTGGTGGGCCTGTTCCTGCCGCTCGTCGGGATCCCGCTGGTCGGCTTCGTGCTGCTCGACGCCCTGGTCACGGCCGCCCGCGTGCACCGCGCGCCCGCCGGCTGA
- a CDS encoding LacI family DNA-binding transcriptional regulator has product MREVAARAGVSIATVSFVVNGTKAVSDQTRRAVTEAMQELGYRNNVVARALASKRTRIIALLFPADVQRLSRIALEIFMNAATRASELGYHLVLWPTGTSPEDVSDLVSGRLVDGVIVMEVRMDDTRIAELAELDVPFVSIGRTADTRDLPFVDMDFERTVAEGIDHLEGLGHRRFGLMVEDLEGGPLRGYGPTTRTERAFRVEAEARGLGGAVVRCAPTPAGGRQAAAELLAADPGITAVMLLNDQAARGLISGLDAAGRRVPDDVSILSLASSTEVGALVEPALSTMDAPGPELGRLAVETLLARLDGTVAELPHALLPCALHVAASTGPAPAGR; this is encoded by the coding sequence ATGCGAGAGGTCGCCGCACGCGCGGGGGTCTCGATCGCCACGGTCTCCTTCGTCGTCAACGGCACGAAGGCCGTGTCCGACCAGACGCGGCGGGCCGTCACCGAGGCGATGCAGGAGCTCGGGTACCGCAACAACGTCGTCGCGCGGGCCCTCGCCAGCAAGCGCACCCGGATCATCGCGCTGCTGTTCCCCGCGGACGTGCAGCGCCTCAGCCGCATCGCGCTCGAGATCTTCATGAACGCGGCCACGCGCGCGTCCGAGCTCGGCTACCACCTCGTGCTCTGGCCCACGGGCACGTCGCCGGAGGACGTGTCCGACCTCGTCTCCGGGCGGCTCGTCGACGGCGTCATCGTGATGGAGGTGCGCATGGACGACACCCGCATCGCCGAGCTCGCCGAGCTCGACGTGCCCTTCGTCTCCATCGGGCGCACGGCCGACACCCGCGACCTGCCCTTCGTCGACATGGACTTCGAGCGCACCGTCGCCGAGGGCATCGACCACCTCGAGGGCCTCGGGCACCGGCGCTTCGGCCTCATGGTGGAGGACCTCGAGGGCGGGCCCCTGCGCGGCTACGGACCGACCACGCGCACCGAGCGCGCGTTCCGCGTCGAGGCCGAGGCGCGGGGGCTGGGCGGCGCCGTCGTCCGCTGCGCACCGACGCCCGCGGGCGGGCGCCAGGCGGCGGCCGAGCTGCTGGCGGCGGATCCGGGGATCACCGCGGTCATGCTCCTCAACGACCAGGCGGCGCGCGGCCTCATCTCGGGGCTCGACGCGGCCGGGAGGCGCGTGCCGGACGACGTGTCGATCCTGTCGCTCGCGTCGTCGACGGAGGTGGGCGCGCTCGTCGAGCCCGCCCTCAGCACCATGGACGCGCCGGGACCGGAGCTCGGGCGGCTCGCCGTCGAGACGCTGCTCGCGCGCCTCGACGGCACGGTCGCCGAGCTGCCGCACGCGCTCCTGCCGTGCGCGCTGCACGTGGCGGCGTCGACCGGGCCGGCGCCGGCCGGCCGCTGA
- a CDS encoding Pr6Pr family membrane protein has product MRILLSLVRFATAAAALVGVIAQYRVNLDYWTSLGLPGIAGKSLDFALFFTTEANLIGVVVLAVGGVRLLRGRVADPSVAWVTLRLASTVYLLITGIVWNLLLRGVPGPPALELDWANQIVHVAVPVVMLLDWFVAPDRRPLGGGAIGRLIVFPLAWMAVTLGRGPFTGDQATGSATYYPYGFLDPASSPGGYTTVAEYVVGLTVAVCALAGGLVLVSRIGAGAGAPRAPHAPLRAPERV; this is encoded by the coding sequence GTGCGCATCCTCCTCTCCCTCGTCCGGTTCGCCACGGCGGCCGCGGCCCTCGTCGGCGTCATCGCCCAGTACCGCGTCAACCTCGACTACTGGACGAGCCTCGGCCTGCCGGGCATCGCCGGGAAGTCGCTCGACTTCGCGCTCTTCTTCACGACCGAGGCCAACCTGATCGGCGTGGTCGTCCTCGCCGTCGGCGGCGTGCGCCTCCTGCGCGGCCGGGTCGCGGATCCGAGCGTCGCGTGGGTCACGCTGCGGCTCGCGTCGACCGTCTACCTGCTCATCACGGGCATCGTGTGGAACCTGCTGCTGCGCGGCGTCCCCGGCCCGCCGGCCCTCGAGCTCGACTGGGCCAACCAGATCGTGCACGTGGCGGTGCCCGTCGTCATGCTCCTCGACTGGTTCGTCGCGCCGGACCGCCGGCCGCTCGGCGGCGGCGCCATCGGCCGCCTCATCGTCTTCCCGCTCGCGTGGATGGCCGTCACCCTCGGCCGCGGGCCGTTCACGGGCGACCAGGCCACCGGCAGCGCCACCTACTACCCGTACGGCTTCCTCGACCCGGCGTCCTCGCCCGGCGGGTACACCACGGTCGCGGAGTACGTGGTGGGGCTCACCGTCGCGGTCTGCGCCCTCGCGGGCGGCCTCGTGCTGGTCTCGCGCATCGGCGCGGGCGCCGGCGCACCGCGGGCACCGCACGCGCCGCTCCGCGCACCCGAGCGCGTCTGA
- a CDS encoding glycosyltransferase family 4 protein — protein sequence MPTLRPLLVMDYAFSYLGGAQTAVVQQALALARAGHAVTVAAPDATSCAELQGTGIALHDVPPSCPFPLLGLPLVRAGAATRARLERLMDAAGTDLVLTHSEHGLAAAALRVGRGRGIPTMHTVHTFFLRGPEWAGFLAPVARGMHRAFTGLPDPRVRLAPRPLDSALRGMTVAIGREADLVLSPSRHQAVELRRAGLAGVEVLSNTSCAARGPAAALPEGGPLRLVWAARFAPEKRLAVMLDAMALVAERADPGTVHLDLAGGEPRAAVPAGVTAHGRVPTAAVAALLRGAHAAVITSLGFDNQPMIAMEAFAEGRPAIVSDPVLATEFGGAALLADATDAQGLAATILRLAADRRLLDAPAAEATRTAAAVAPAAHARSLEEARLRIVRAARGAATA from the coding sequence ATGCCCACGCTCCGCCCGCTCCTCGTCATGGACTACGCCTTCTCCTACCTGGGCGGCGCCCAGACGGCCGTCGTCCAGCAGGCGCTCGCGCTCGCGCGGGCGGGGCACGCGGTCACGGTCGCGGCGCCCGACGCCACCTCGTGCGCGGAGCTGCAGGGCACGGGCATCGCGCTGCACGACGTGCCGCCCAGCTGCCCGTTCCCGCTCCTCGGCCTGCCGCTCGTCCGCGCGGGCGCCGCCACCCGGGCGCGCCTCGAGCGGCTGATGGACGCCGCCGGCACCGACCTCGTCCTGACGCACTCCGAGCACGGGCTGGCCGCCGCCGCCCTGCGCGTCGGCCGCGGGCGGGGGATCCCGACGATGCACACGGTGCACACGTTCTTCCTCCGCGGGCCGGAGTGGGCCGGGTTCCTCGCGCCCGTCGCGCGGGGCATGCACCGCGCGTTCACCGGGCTGCCGGATCCGCGGGTGCGGCTCGCCCCGCGCCCGCTCGACAGCGCCCTCCGCGGCATGACCGTCGCGATCGGCCGGGAGGCCGACCTGGTCCTCTCGCCGTCCCGCCACCAGGCCGTCGAGCTGCGCCGCGCGGGCCTCGCCGGCGTGGAGGTGCTGTCGAACACGAGCTGCGCCGCGCGTGGACCGGCCGCGGCGCTCCCGGAGGGCGGTCCGCTGCGGCTCGTCTGGGCGGCGCGGTTCGCGCCCGAGAAGCGGCTCGCGGTGATGCTCGACGCGATGGCCCTCGTCGCCGAGCGCGCGGATCCCGGCACCGTGCACCTCGACCTGGCCGGCGGCGAGCCGCGCGCGGCCGTGCCCGCCGGGGTCACCGCGCACGGGCGCGTCCCCACGGCGGCGGTCGCCGCGCTGCTCCGCGGCGCGCACGCGGCGGTCATCACCTCGCTCGGCTTCGACAACCAGCCCATGATCGCCATGGAGGCGTTCGCGGAGGGACGGCCCGCGATCGTGAGCGATCCCGTGCTCGCCACGGAGTTCGGCGGCGCCGCGCTGCTCGCCGACGCGACGGACGCGCAGGGGCTGGCCGCGACGATCCTCCGGCTGGCCGCCGACCGGCGCCTGCTCGACGCGCCGGCCGCGGAGGCCACCCGCACGGCGGCCGCGGTCGCGCCGGCCGCGCACGCCCGGTCCCTCGAGGAGGCGCGCCTCCGCATCGTCCGCGCGGCCCGGGGAGCGGCGACCGCGTGA
- a CDS encoding TRAP transporter large permease subunit, with amino-acid sequence MGLAVWALISYIGIIVVWSVALKRGIGEAMVVGFLVVCAFGGGEFPRLVLTGMQAAFDQEIVFAALAFTFIGFLLASTGVIDRQVDLLNSLLGRLRGGAGYVATVGSALFGAVAHSGSANAATMGSVAIPWMKRSNWPPHVAATLIAGNAGNGTVIPPSASFFILIGTATVAPYVSIDELLLAMFAAAAWCILWRLVVVFYFVRKHGIGRVSAADILPFGRSFRQGWSSLLVFLGIVIPVLVTLGPTGDSLTGVLGEEVMESISIIVWIPVLLGLFAAALGWRRLPRSGREWYGFVAKTAPRYRDIGATLVFAFAGGAVLTELGLAEQLSSVLNGLDASPVVMSIIVAVMVVLVAGPLSSTATIATIGGIGFSVLVASGVDPVLAACVVLVAASTEGASPPGASAIYIATGIAQVNPVKTFVPLIVLYVLPILVIAALIGPGWLPVPH; translated from the coding sequence ATGGGGTTGGCTGTCTGGGCCCTCATCTCGTACATCGGGATCATCGTCGTCTGGAGCGTCGCGCTGAAGCGCGGCATCGGCGAGGCGATGGTCGTCGGGTTCCTCGTCGTCTGCGCGTTCGGCGGCGGGGAGTTCCCCCGCCTCGTCCTCACCGGCATGCAGGCCGCGTTCGACCAGGAGATCGTCTTCGCGGCGCTCGCCTTCACGTTCATCGGCTTCCTGCTCGCCTCCACCGGGGTGATCGACCGGCAGGTGGACCTGCTCAACTCGCTGCTCGGCCGGCTGCGCGGCGGGGCCGGGTACGTGGCCACGGTCGGGTCGGCGCTGTTCGGCGCGGTCGCCCACTCGGGATCCGCCAACGCCGCGACCATGGGGTCCGTCGCGATCCCGTGGATGAAGCGCTCGAACTGGCCGCCGCACGTCGCCGCGACGCTCATCGCCGGCAACGCGGGCAACGGCACGGTCATCCCGCCGAGCGCCTCGTTCTTCATCCTCATCGGCACCGCGACGGTCGCGCCGTACGTCTCCATCGACGAGCTGCTGCTCGCGATGTTCGCGGCCGCGGCCTGGTGCATCCTCTGGCGCCTCGTCGTCGTCTTCTACTTCGTGCGGAAGCACGGGATCGGGCGGGTGTCGGCCGCCGACATCCTGCCCTTCGGCCGCAGCTTCCGGCAGGGCTGGTCGTCGCTGCTGGTGTTCCTCGGCATCGTGATCCCGGTGCTCGTCACCCTCGGGCCGACCGGCGACTCGCTCACGGGCGTGCTCGGCGAGGAGGTGATGGAGTCCATCAGCATCATCGTCTGGATCCCCGTCCTCCTCGGCCTGTTCGCCGCCGCGCTCGGCTGGCGTCGGCTGCCGAGGTCGGGCCGCGAGTGGTACGGCTTCGTGGCGAAGACCGCGCCCCGCTACCGCGACATCGGCGCGACCCTCGTGTTCGCCTTCGCCGGTGGCGCCGTGCTCACCGAGCTCGGCCTCGCGGAGCAGCTCTCCAGCGTGCTCAACGGGCTGGACGCGTCGCCTGTCGTGATGTCGATCATCGTCGCCGTCATGGTCGTGCTCGTCGCCGGGCCGCTCAGCTCGACGGCCACCATCGCGACCATCGGCGGCATCGGGTTCAGCGTGCTGGTGGCCTCCGGGGTGGATCCCGTGCTCGCGGCCTGCGTCGTGCTCGTCGCCGCCTCGACCGAGGGCGCGTCCCCGCCCGGGGCGTCGGCCATCTACATCGCGACCGGCATCGCGCAGGTGAACCCGGTGAAGACGTTCGTGCCGCTGATCGTGCTGTACGTGCTGCCGATCCTCGTGATCGCCGCCCTCATCGGACCCGGCTGGCTGCCGGTGCCGCACTGA
- a CDS encoding RraA family protein: MTDASSLARLAALPVANVGDSMDRLGVVDAGIHAVWRGARVAGPAFTVEVAGGDNAGIHEALGRLRPGDVLVVNGHGLRDRALVGELIGERLRSAGCAGIVIDGALRDVDDLEEMGFPAFARAVTPAGPYRNGPYRIQVPVAIGTVVVSPGDIVLGDSDGLAIVPAAEASAVADRAEAKHADESATRASIVAAR; the protein is encoded by the coding sequence ATGACGGACGCATCCTCCCTCGCGCGGCTCGCCGCCCTCCCCGTCGCCAACGTGGGCGACTCCATGGACCGCCTCGGCGTCGTCGACGCCGGGATCCACGCGGTGTGGCGCGGCGCGCGCGTCGCCGGCCCCGCCTTCACCGTGGAGGTCGCGGGCGGCGACAACGCCGGCATCCACGAGGCCCTCGGGCGGTTGCGACCCGGCGACGTCCTCGTCGTCAACGGCCACGGGCTCCGCGACCGCGCGCTCGTCGGCGAGCTCATCGGCGAGAGGCTGCGGTCCGCCGGCTGCGCGGGCATCGTGATCGACGGCGCCCTCCGCGACGTCGACGACCTCGAGGAGATGGGCTTCCCCGCCTTCGCCCGCGCCGTGACGCCCGCGGGCCCGTACCGCAACGGGCCGTACCGGATCCAGGTCCCCGTCGCCATCGGGACCGTGGTCGTGAGCCCGGGCGACATCGTGCTGGGCGACTCCGACGGGCTCGCGATCGTGCCCGCGGCGGAGGCGTCGGCCGTCGCCGACCGGGCCGAGGCCAAGCACGCGGACGAGTCCGCGACCCGGGCCTCGATCGTCGCCGCACGATGA
- a CDS encoding IclR family transcriptional regulator, with the protein MPATPADSAATPAETTSSTVRSVDRALDLLELLERGDGPLRLVELSRGSGLQNATVLRILGSLQRRGWVTAENGEYRVGPAALGIANGFLTTDRLSGRARPVLQQLADSTRLTASLYVRIGEERILTVRVDGEDPLRYQLPLGRRLPLHVGAGKNILAAFPEQERERVLARIGSTDTAGGTTVSADELRAQLETVRRDGFHISIDERETGVAAVSVPIHDRSGDVVAAISASGPSETITHARLEARVPELRRAAAAVER; encoded by the coding sequence ATGCCAGCCACCCCCGCGGACAGCGCCGCGACCCCCGCGGAGACCACCTCGTCCACCGTCCGCAGCGTCGACCGGGCGCTCGACCTCCTCGAGCTGCTGGAGCGGGGGGACGGGCCGCTCAGGCTCGTGGAGCTGAGCCGCGGGTCGGGGCTGCAGAACGCGACCGTGCTGCGGATCCTCGGATCGCTGCAGCGCCGCGGCTGGGTGACGGCGGAGAACGGCGAGTACCGCGTCGGGCCGGCGGCCCTCGGGATCGCGAACGGCTTCCTCACCACCGACCGGCTGAGCGGCAGGGCCCGCCCCGTGCTCCAGCAGCTCGCGGACAGCACGCGGCTCACGGCGTCGCTGTACGTGCGGATCGGGGAGGAGAGGATCCTCACGGTGCGCGTCGACGGCGAGGACCCGCTGCGGTACCAGCTGCCCCTCGGCCGGCGGCTGCCGCTGCACGTGGGCGCGGGGAAGAACATCCTGGCGGCCTTCCCGGAGCAGGAGCGCGAGCGGGTGCTCGCCCGGATCGGCAGCACGGACACGGCCGGCGGCACGACGGTGTCGGCCGACGAGCTGCGGGCGCAGCTCGAGACGGTGCGCCGGGACGGCTTCCACATCTCGATCGACGAGAGGGAGACGGGCGTCGCCGCGGTGAGCGTCCCGATCCACGACCGGTCCGGCGACGTCGTCGCGGCGATCTCGGCCTCCGGGCCGTCGGAGACCATCACGCACGCGCGCCTCGAGGCGCGCGTGCCGGAACTGCGCCGAGCGGCAGCCGCCGTGGAGCGGTAG